AGCAAGCACTTCAGGAAATGCGCCTAATCTAGACAGTACAATGAAAAGGCAATGTGATGTATTTCTAGTGAATTTAGTTTTGAATATTATTTTCTAGAACAAGATGAAGATTTTTCGCTCTTGTTACAGATAGGCTAAAGATGAGAAGGCACGCCTTTTCTTATTGTTATAAATCATTATAAAAGAGAAGACGTGTATTAAGTTAAAAGGTGCTGGGAACAATAATTGGGAAGCAGACAGTGCTGATATGCTATTATATAATATTCAGCGATTTGTTtgctttaattcaattttagcTTGAAGTTGGTTGACAGTTTGcaactttgttttgtctcataattgctttttaaatacactgtaaaagaaaaaatattaaggtgtgtgatgtaaaaaaaaaagtcgcctgAAACCGTGCACATTAAATTATTGTGAATTATTTATCAGACATGctgcttgtctttttttaatgtgaaaaatcaAACTTAAATATAGATTATTTGGCTGCAAACGTTTGAGTTATGCTGGTGTATTAGCTGTCAAGAGACAGTTAAACGAAAATGGCGAGCAAAAAGCACAAAAGCCggagaaggtcaaaggtcaaatctaGTGTGATTTACCGGTGTGGTGTGGCTTAATTGAAGACAATGACCCCTGCAACCCATTTCAACTTCAAATCAATACCAGCAGAGCAGCTTGTTCACCAGTGACTTCAGGCTCACTGTGGTTCATTCAGCTGACATCAGCCCAGGAATGCAAACAATCCTGATTTGCTTTCCTCACATCAAAGACAGTCACATATGCTGGAGTCTGATGTGGTTATCTAAGTTGCACAGTGGCAGtctgctgtatttttaaatgtgggTCAAATGAAAGACATGTTCTGGCCTTTTTCCTCACTGATGGtatctgggatttttttttttttaagctggatTTATCTGCGTTCAACTGCTGCATCAACATAAAGTGAAGCAGAAATAAAGTAAGAATGAGTAAAAGATTCAGGTGCAAGtgaagtttattttttcttatgtgGTAGTATCTTTGACAAACACCAGATATTTTGCTTTTCTGCACTGCTATATGGCAGTTtttgtggggtgttcccggtCTGCATTTGATAATATCTATCAAAAATGGTCCAATGGAGAAACAGTGGCGAACCACCAGCAGGGTCATGGACAGCTGAGGCTTACTGATGCACGTGGGTAGCGAAGGCTGGCTTTtgtggtctgatccaacagacgagctaaTGTAGCTCCACTTGCAGAGAAAATTAATGCTGCTTCTGATAGAaaagtgtcagaatacacagtgcatcgcAGTTTGTTGCATATGGGGGCTGCATAACCATAGATCATGGATGGCCGGGTACATGTGCATCGCTTACCTGGGAagcacctggcaccaggatgcactatgggaaaaaggaacaacaacagaggcagtgtgatgctttgggtaATGtactgctgggaaaccttggatgTTACTTTAGCACATactgtaccacctacctaagcattgttgcatgcagaccatgtacaccctttcatggaaacaataTTCCCTGATGCTGCTGTCATTAGAGTAATGTGCCCCGCCACAAAACAAAAGTGGTTCAgcaatggtttgaggagcacaacacaGAGTTTGAGGcattgacttggcctccaaattcctcaGATCgcaatccaatcgagcatctgtggaaTGTGCcggacaaacaagtctgatccgTGGAGGCTCTACCTCACAACTTataggacttaaaggatctgttgctaacatcttggtgaagataccacagcacaccttcaggggtctaatgTAGTCCATGACTTGATGGGTCAGGGCTATTTTGGCAGAAAAAGGGAGACCAACACAGTATCAGGTGGCTGGTCATAATGCTATGCCCGATTGGTCTTTATAAATATAACTGAAAATATATTGTTTATTAGAGCTTCTATAGGTCACTGAAGCAGcagtcataaaaacaaaacctagGCACACAATGCCTAACCTGTCAGGTTTCCCAGGTCTTAGAAAATGAGGTCACAGGCATAGTTTAACTATCCTTGCCTTTCCTGTAACAGGTGTGACTTCAATATATGATAAAAGACTGACTGTAAACGACATAATTCAGGGGGTAGCACTTTATTTACAAAAGTGAAATATCACAAATGTAGTGTTTGTAACCAACTCCACTCCTGTGACAAAGCATTTATTACAAATCTACAGCCAAATGCACTGCTCTTTCTTGTTATGATGAGGCTACAGTCACATTGTACAAACATTACACAACAGTTCAGACTTGcatcaaaaagcatttttacaggaaaatgtactcccaggaaacactcaaaaagaaacaaacacattttaaatagaTTCAATTAGTCCTCATTAAAGCCAGGTCAAAGGTTTAAACTTGTCGCACATAATATTACTACATTGGTGCTGCAGTATGAGACTAGGAACCAAAGAAATATAATAAATCAAAAGCAAACAGTGCCATCTCCGCTGTGTGTGGGTGcacatgtgtgtatatgcacagGATTTTGTGAAGTTTTAGTGATGGTAAGTGATCAAAACAGACCTTCCTTGACTACAGCTGGAAGTAAGTACTACAGTATAATTACAGCATAATTTTTTTGGCAATGCAATAACGTTAAATCCAGACATCCTGCATCACAAACTGAGAGAGGAACTGATCAGCCAAAAGCTTCGGCGTCACTGTGAAATAAAGCACTTGGTATAATGTGTATAATACAGCTGGTAAAATTAACAGATACATAAATTCAGTTGGATGTCATGGTAATTCATTCAGCTCCCACCACTGCCAAGATCAAATGCTGCACATGGTTTGTTGCTATAAAATGTTtctactctctttttttttctttttttttaaaaattgcccATCTAGTGTCATTTATTCATAATGCCACTATTAAAAATCCAATCTGTCATGGCTGGAGCTGATGTATATGAAGCAGCCACAAGTATGAATAAAATAGGCCAGCAGGAAATCTCTCACGCATCATGTATTATCACTGAAGATGATCAAAACGTGACAACTGGATCACCAAAACGTGACAACTTCTGTGTCTCCCTCATTGTTTAAAATGCTACAGCAAgggcaaaataaatacatgcacTAAATAGAacgtaaaaaacaaaaacaaaataaaagcacatgcACAGATAACCAGCGGGGCTTGATATTTCCTTTTTCAAGATAATATCGCTATGCACACTGCACGAATGTGCAGCTGCAGGTAGGACCTGCAGGATCATCCTCGCTGACAACAGGGTTTCATGTCACGGGGGGGACTTAAAATCTGAGAGCAAGCAGCAAAGAGGAACAGCTCTCAAAAACTCTTGACATGCGCTGATAAATCTGTGCTCATGATACGAGATTTGTGGTCAACAGCATGTGGCAGTGAGTTTAGCCCAGGCTGAGTGAAACTCTGCGGGTGGCTGATGGGAAGGTTGCAGCGGAGAACAATCGCACTGTTGAGCCTCGGTGGCAGAACTCCGACGACGCTATGGTTACAGACCTgcagcagacacaaacacactttgtaAATCACGTGCCGACACAAATGCAAGCAAAGAAATCAGAGGAGATACAGAACTTGATTCAACCAGCGATGAAattcttctttcctctttaaGTAGATTACAGGGCAGGATCTTGCTAACATCTACATGCCATTGTAAGGAGGCAAAAGCCACTTTCCAGGTCAGAGAGGTCAAATGAGGCAAACTCTATAATTACtacaatttaaaatgcaaatgttgCATAAGCAACATGCTTATAGACATGCATTCCATGAGCTAAAATGTAGCCTGACCATACTAGTTTGCAGAGGCCTAAACTTTGATGTGCTTGGAAAtgtcaaaaaacacaaatgaatgTGGCTGTAGCCTCTTTCGAGCCCCCTCATTGTGTGCATCTCATCATTTTGCAGCATTCTGAAGAAGGACCATCATGAAAAGACATTCCTTTCCTGAAAAACTAAATTGAAatggcagcaaaacaaaatCATGGCCGTAAAAATGCCAATATGCTGTCCCGCACAATGAATGTCTCTCTGGCCAGCCATCCACGTGGTAATTAATGAAAAGCAGGCCAGcaaatgcatttaatgtgtaGCCACAGTGACAGAGAAGAGGATTCAATAGACATAGATCAGTAAAGGTGCTGATCGCCTGCACTCCAACTACGATGTGCACAAAGGATTGCTTATGTCCAGCACGCATTACTCTTAGTTCATATCCTGACTCCACTGGGCCAGCATGGTTATGGCTCCCCAGGGACCAGAGAAAGATTACTGtgctcactctcacacactgaATCTACTCGCTGGAATTACCACATCAACTCAGCTGCACTTCCACGTGcagtacagtacacacacacacacatacacacacgctcACTGGAACTTACTCTTACCATTGTATCACTCAGTGGTCATTTGTCTTCAGTGGGAAGGACATGAACACAGgctacaggaaaaacaaaacacatcagattcAGTCTACATGGCTGACTTGTTACCTGCACAATGTGCACAACATGCTGCTTGTGTAAGCTGTTACCTTGTGATCTCCCATACAGACATTAGGACCCACTGTGTTGTAAACAACACTGTTCTCGCTGTCATTGCTCTGAAAAGAAGAATGAACTTCAAAATCATTTATATCTGGACATAACCAATAGATTATGACTTTAGattatgtaacaaaaaaaaaaccctcccttTCTCTGTTGCCTCTAACATCCTGTTTACTGAGTTCTTTGGGGATGTGATGTCTGTGCTCGCTCCTGAGGTCCTGTTTTAATGCTTCTCCACTTACCTACAGTGCTTAGAAATGGAGTCCACTAACTTCAAAAAAACAACTATCTcccaacacaacacacacacacacacacaactgtgaATTAAGATTCAATTCTGTTAGGGAAGAGGTGAAACTAAAATAACTGCTGAGTTATACATTTAACAACttatctgcattatcagaaaaGCTAACATTAGCCAGAAGAAAGTCAGCTTTAGTATAACCCACCTGGCCAAGTGTGAATATGATCGCCATATGGGGGAAAACTATGTGGTAAGGGGTCTTCAATTTACTGAGgaacctttgtttgttttgggggctgTATGAAGCCTCAATAATGAGTGAATAGCGCCACCTATAAAGTAGCAAAATCATCTTGGAGTGATGCCCTACATGCAACAGGAAGTCTGCCATTTTGAATGAATTAGGTGATTTTGGCAGTTTCACATTTTCCAGCCCTCGTCCTAGGACCTCGTCCTATTTTGaatttaaggtgtcattttggggccatttttttgccattttcaggcctcatattttaacaaaatatttctACGGCATTCagcccagtgagaccaaaattgcTCTACATCATTTAGGCGAGTGGGTCATCAAAAGTCATCGAACTCTTTGCTGAATATAAACGGTGTTGCCAACACTCCGATTTGGGGATTTTTCACTCACACATACTTCACCCGATTTGCCTCGAATTTGAATTCTGCCTTATTTACTTACCAagtataaatgtataaaaagtGGCAACTGGTGCAACACCACCCCCTACAGAATCACACTGAAATTTATATAGAGGCATGTAATTAATGGGCATTCACTCTCCCCAATTAAAGGCTAAAGGAGGCAATCAGTAGTTGAATGACAAAACACCTCAGAGGCCTCCGCCTTGACGTGCGCTTGGGTGCGAGTGCCCTCTCAACGCTGCATGCAGCTTTAACTGTAAGTTATAATCCTGTAATAAACTGTGCATAGTATTATCAATTAGCAGAGATTATAATTGAGATTAtgtgaatataaaataaacaaaatgcttGGCTTGTGAGTTTCACTTTCAATTAAAACGACAGTTAACAATGACTCACCCTGAGGATTAAATCTTGGGCAGTATGTGACATAAGGATACGATCACACCAGGCAGGACAGCGAGTATTCATGTACTGGGTTGGCTTAGTGTACTCTTCACTGTATGGGTAGCTGAGCACAAGacaagagtggaaaaaaactCTTAAAGCATGAAAGGTAACTAACAAGAGTTTTGCAGCAAGTGGTAGAGTTACAGGTCATACCTTGGCGGAAACATGATGTCCTCTTCCCTAATGACATCATGAAAGGCTGCgacttctttgtcatatttcaaAAGCTGAGGGACAGAAGCCATTATGGTTAAAAATGGCTACAAATGTCAAGacgagaaaaacaaacatgatgtGAGTGAGTGCAGATTTAACACGGGGGATAATTCAGCTCACTGCTACAGTTATCACAGTTTAGTTTTTCTCCCTTTTGTGATTGCAGTAAACATGTCATTTCTAGGAGGTATTTCTGCTGATGGGCTCTAATCTAAAATCTGTAAAAGCAGGTCAAACCAAGTTTCCACTGAATTTCCCAGTGGTGCAACTGATGATATCTTTATGGGTGAAAGGTGAGACTGCATTCTTACTGCTCTGCCATTGTCCTCTCTGAAAACCGCCTGGTGCAGGTAGGCAAAAAGCTTCTCCTCAATTTGAAGCAGAACCTTAGAGGTGAAAAGGATGCAGATAAAGTTACGCTTGAAACGTAGATAATGTCGGCTCCTGTTTCAACTGGTTTCTCTAGTTCCAATCACCTGGCGgtcattgtctttttcttcGCATATGATTTTCTCCACTTCGTTACTGCTGTCCTTCTTCACTGTCTGCACGTCGGTAGCAGTGGACAGGTACtggtcacaaaaacacaaacggGATGCCAGATTGGTACACTCGTTATCACCTGAacctctgaaaaataaatgctgatgCACACCTGAACCAGACTAAGTGTATCCAGACGGAAGTTGAAATCTCCgaacagaaaaaaaggcagcacCATGTGCTGATTGTCTGATATcctgtaaaagtaaaaataccaTTGTCAGGCTTAACACAACGTCTATTTCTTAACCCAGCCTTGCTTTGCGTGTATGGAAATGTCTAACAAATGATTTTTCATGgttcttttaaaatgaaacatgcTGCTTGCAAGTTGGAAAAAGCTATTTGACTGCAGATTATATTACAAAGACACTGTGATAAACACTGTGTTCATAGATACAATTAGTGAAACATCAAATTGCACTTTCTGAATTAACTCACTGTGCCATTCTGAAAGTTTTGTAGGTGTGCTTGTTATGGTTTCACACAGTAGCGTGCGGCTGCAAATCTCACCTGTTGATGACGTATCTGAGAGCGTTATTGCGGTTGGCTGAGTAAATGGAAGGACTGGAGTTGCAGGCAATAAGGTTGGAGGCATCATGGAACAGGTGGATATTTACCAGGTCTAGACCTCTGTGaagaacaccacacacacacagacacaaacacacacacgcaaaacaGGGTGATAGGGTGTGgcagatggaggaaaaaagaaacaggaaacaatcTGATAAATCCAAAGCCTGACATTAgatgggtgtgtatgtgtgtgtataccaaTACAGGTGTCATTTATGAGGGGTTTTCTTATCAGTGAGCGCACTCGGGTTAATGTTCAGGCAAACAAGTGCCGTGAGCTGGCTCCTGTTCTTAGGCTGTCACCAGCAAACAATTAATGGGGATCTAACAAACGAGCTGTGTTGACTCACAGCACGATGCTGTGGCACATTTGATTGTGAGCTTTTGTTGCTTCCGTCTCAAAGTAACAACACAGCAGAACAAATACTGGCTACTATTCACAGGAAACACAGACCGAAGCAGCAGCACTGTGTGATTTATTTAAGTTCACTGCAGGAATATAATTATCTAATTTCTAATTCAGGGGGTTGAAAACATATTCTTTGCCAATGAAACTGAACTATGGTCACCGTCGTATAACATGTCGAGTCTGAGCATTAGTTAAACAGCAGAAACAACTAAACCCAACAGTTTACTCACCAAACTAAAGCACAACCCAAATGAAATTAATAACTGCATGACACGAAAATACAAAGTCATCGCAAGAGCTGTGACTAATCTGAACGTGCGCCTCACTATTTGTTTTATATCAGCCATGATAGATCAAAGAGGGTTTTAAATGTCGGGTTAAATGTTTACTGATTAAAATCTCCCACTTTTCCCCGACTGCGGCTAAAGTTCTTCTACGGCTGCTTTGCTTCAAGGAACTAAGATGTTTGACCTCAGGCTCACTGAGGGAAGCAGAAGCGTGCTTTGACATATGGGCTAACAGTTACTTCAAATGTAGCGATTATGGATCCATACTGTGGTGCTGGGCAGGTAGTGTACAGAGGGCTTTTAGAGCTTTACTGTGGTTGAAATTGATGAAAACAGTgagagtgattaaaaaaaaaaaaaagacatatatACAGAGATAGATATATAAGTCACTGAACAGCCACACACCCTGCTGGTGTATCACGGTGAGGTTAGTGTGTGTTACGTACTGGTTGTGTATAATCCAGCGGGTCCGCATGAAGCCCTTTCTGGACCACTTGAACtgcaacagagaaaaactggagTGAGTCACTAAACAGCAGTGAGCTGTGTCTTTAAAGGGCTAAACTGATAATTATTGATTCTTGCACATAATTTGTCTCATCTCCCTGTCAGAGCAGGCAGACGGCCCCAAAAGCCCCAGTAGACTCATTTGTCCCAACATCTCCTTTGGCCCATGTTTGCCCCTCCCGACGCttacacgcacacgcacacacacacacacacgcacacacacacacacacacacacacacacacacacacacacacacacacacacacacacacacacacacacacacacacacacagaggaatacACAGATGCACAGTCATGCATACATACTCACATCTGGCCAGAAATTCTTTGGGAATTTTTCTTTCTCCACAGTGGTGACCCTGTCCAGAGAGCCCATATACTTGTTCTGCCCCAACACCGCTTTAAAATCCTTAACTGTGAGAGGGAGAGGCAGAGCCAAGGAGGTGACATGTAAAAGAGtgagaaaacatgcaaacagcaATCAATAAACTGGTGTTAACCTCATCAGAGCGGCATACGTGATGAGCAAATCTATAAGCGGGCCATTAGACTGTGTTTGGCGAACAACAATCGTTTTGGGCCACGCGGCGAGTGGCAGCTGCGGGATGTTTATGGTTCTTCCATAAGCTTTTCTGAGGAGCTTTTTCACACCTAACGTGACTGGACTATGCAGCAGCAAAAGAGCAGCTCCGCTTTAAATTCTAGTTCTTTGCAAATAGGAGAGGCAGCCTTCAAACTGCCAGCATGCACACAGAAATGTCCGACAACTCAAGATATCAAAACACCGACAAGGATTTTTTGCAACAGCGCTCCGGCTGCACCGAGGGCGGGAGCATTTTATCGAAACAAGGTGTTGTGCAACGACGGTTGGTGTGTCGTGCATTCCAAGACTGtgtgaaaatgaaaccaa
This sequence is a window from Archocentrus centrarchus isolate MPI-CPG fArcCen1 chromosome 9, fArcCen1, whole genome shotgun sequence. Protein-coding genes within it:
- the inpp5l gene encoding inositol polyphosphate-5-phosphatase A isoform X2 gives rise to the protein MLVGEIQTEWLQQLYKTIHIYKPQFIALHFQEVGGKDYMLNMGHAEDFFWTLESSEEMKDFDRSCIYVDNQFQVEDSFTALGSMYFIHKTLKNIHQYDFNVKDFKAVLGQNKYMGSLDRVTTVEKEKFPKNFWPDFKWSRKGFMRTRWIIHNQGLDLVNIHLFHDASNLIACNSSPSIYSANRNNALRYVINRISDNQHMVLPFFLFGDFNFRLDTLSLVQYLSTATDVQTVKKDSSNEVEKIICEEKDNDRQVLLQIEEKLFAYLHQAVFREDNGRALLKYDKEVAAFHDVIREEDIMFPPSYPYSEEYTKPTQYMNTRCPAWCDRILMSHTAQDLILRSNDSENSVVYNTVGPNVCMGDHKPVFMSFPLKTNDH
- the inpp5l gene encoding inositol polyphosphate-5-phosphatase A isoform X1 — translated: METFTDVLLVTANVGSLFDNVGEIQTEWLQQLYKTIHIYKPQFIALHFQEVGGKDYMLNMGHAEDFFWTLESSEEMKDFDRSCIYVDNQFQVEDSFTALGSMYFIHKTLKNIHQYDFNVKDFKAVLGQNKYMGSLDRVTTVEKEKFPKNFWPDFKWSRKGFMRTRWIIHNQGLDLVNIHLFHDASNLIACNSSPSIYSANRNNALRYVINRISDNQHMVLPFFLFGDFNFRLDTLSLVQYLSTATDVQTVKKDSSNEVEKIICEEKDNDRQVLLQIEEKLFAYLHQAVFREDNGRALLKYDKEVAAFHDVIREEDIMFPPSYPYSEEYTKPTQYMNTRCPAWCDRILMSHTAQDLILRSNDSENSVVYNTVGPNVCMGDHKPVFMSFPLKTNDH